The DNA segment GGGCACTAACCAGGTGAAAGCGAGAGGAGGAAGATAGAAAATGCTGATGGAAGCGCGCGATCTTCAGTCGAGGCCATCGGCGACGATGGCGGACGGATGCATCCTATGGCAGTATCATGCGAATATCTGTTTCTGGATAAGAAACATCGGCGGCATTCGGCCAACTGCACCCTCCTTGTTTACCACATTTGACCGTCAGCCTTCTCCCATGAACGGACATCAACCTTATCTGTCTGATGTATGTACAGGACAACGATTAAAGGGCAGTTGTATGGTGTCTGGAAAACTGGTGACGATTCAATCTGATGTTGCTAGGTGAGACTAAATAATTTAGGGGGCTGGGACGACCTCTCCGCTGCTTCGCAGTTCCGAGTCTGCCCCTAAGCCGGGCGTTAAATCGCGCGAGAAATTATGAACAGAAATGATGCGGTAGAACTCGCAGTTGAGAGCATCCTCAGGGACGGATGCAGTGATATTACGTCCGAGTCACTAGAGCTAGGTCTGATCGAGCAATTTCGGGCTGACTTCGAATCCGATGTGAAGGCAAAGCTGAAGCGTGGCAATGTCTTTGAGATGGAGTTTCGGCCTTTACAATACATTTTGACGCCAAAAAATAGGTACATTTTCGATTATAGGAAGGCGGCAATCATAAGTCCCAGTTGCCTAGCAAAATTCTTGGCCATTGTTTTTCAATATGCCGAGGTTGTTGAGAACGCCCGTATTCCGTCATCAGAGAATATTGTCTATTCTTGCCGATTCTCGCCGAATCCTGACGGCATCTTTGACAAAAACATCGGTTATTCAAACTGGCGCGAAAATACGAGAGAACGTGCAGAGTCTGAAGATTGTGAGTTTGTTGTGTCTTGCGACATCGCTGCGTTTTACGATCGCGTCAATATCCATCGCATCGAATCTACGCTTTTAAGTATTGGCGTCGATCCAGCGCTCGTCAGATACACAAACGATTTACTCCTCTTTTGGTCACGAAAGGATAGCTACGGGATTCCAGTAGGTAACGTAGCTAGTCGTATTCTTGCAGAGGCCGCACTTATCGACATTGATCAATATTTGCTGGCCGAGGAAATTAAGTTTACCCGCTACGTCGATGATTACAGGATTTTTGCTCCGAGTTTGCTTGTGGCTCAGGAGTGGATGAACAAACTGACCACTCGATTATTTCGTGATGGGTTGATGTTGAACACAGGGAAGACGCAGATCAGTAAGGCCAAGAAAAAAGGTCAGGAAGATGAGTCTGAGCAGCATGACGAGGAGCAGGCGGCGGAAACGGTTCTTAAGGTGATTACAAAGCTAACTGGTGGCTACAACAGAATCGCCAGAAAATTTGTTATGCCTTCTGAGGACAAGCATGAATCCTTCAAGGGTATCGATTTGGATAAGGAGCTTACGCTCTTGTCGAAGCAGACCATTGTCGATTTTTCTGGGATTCAGAAAGTGGTAATAGCAGCGTTGGTGCAAAAGAGGTTCGACCTTTTGATGCAGATTGCCACCGTTTGCAGTCGATACCTATACGGACTCGATTACTTCATCGATATGTTACTTAAAAATTCAAAGTTCATTCCGGAAGCTGAGCGTAATCGACTAGCAGATATGTACGCAACACTGATTGATACGGGAGAGCTTTATTCGTTTGAGTGGCATTGCGCTTCCGTAGCCAGATTATTGAGCTCATCAGTATACTTTCGAAAGAATGCACTTATTCAGCTATACAAAACGCCTGCAAAGGACGTTTCCACATACGCTTCGATGATCGCGCTCGAGGGATTGAAAGGGAGACTTACACGATCAGAATTTCTCACAATTCGTGAATATTTCGACAGGTCAGATGAGTGGGAAAGGCGCCGACTGCTCGCATTGTCTGATGCGCTCCCTGACGAGGAACGGAAGGCCTGGGGCAAAGCCGTCAAATCAACTCTGACAAACGATGTTCTTGGGACAAAACTTTGTGAGCAGGTAATTCGTGGCGGTGCGATCTAACAAATCGCTGCAGGTGACGATTGACCCGCTACGTACTGTTGCCATCACAAAAGCACGTATCGCCTCAAGCGCACCCGAGCTCAGGCGTTGAAGGACCGCTGTGTCGGGTCTGGGGCAAACAGCGGCGTGCCGATATACGACCGGCAGCAGTGGGTCGACTTCAGACAAAGCGGAGGATACGGTTCTGAGCTCAGCCACTAGCAGCCTGGTTTCAATCATCATCAAGAGTCTGTTTTTTTACCCAAGAAAGTGCATTCTGCGTTGTAGGTAGAGCAGAATTATTTCACTATCCAAGAAGGATTGTTACGTCATGAATGTACTTGCTATTTGGAAAAACCGCTTTTACGAAGGCGACTATAATGAGGTCCACGCAGTCGTTCCTATGCCGGTGTTGAGTACAGTCAAATGTGAATTTATTAAAGAGCCTACAACGCCTGGAGACCAAGTGGTATTCCGCGAGGATGACTTTGATCCTGTCACTCGGATTAGGCGTGGCCGGCTATATATAGGAGGGCCTACGCATCTTGATTTCGGCCAAGTAATTGTTAATGGGTTAAACCAACATAATTGGCTTACTATGCCCCCGTCAGTTTCTTATACTCCGTGGAATACGCCAAGTACACAAAACGATATTTTAGGTCAGCACATCCGTATTGGCAGCGACGGTTTCGAAACCTTATGGCGTATAATCGGAGTAGAGAAACTAACCATAGGTCATATCTTACTGACCCTTCGAGCCACTTCACTTCTGGGGACTATCCCTGACCTAGCTGACCAAATATGTGACTTGGCGCGCACTGCTGTCAATCGGTCTTTAGTAATAAGGCAGCTTGATGCATTAGTTGACACCTCACGGCGTCAACAGGAGATAGCAACGGTCGACGCAGCGAGAGAAACCGCTAGGGTAGTGTTAGCCGCATGGATCGGAGAGTGCGTTTCTGGAAAAGATCTAAAGGATGTAATTACCAATATTCCCGACGGAAGGGAGGTAATCCGAAGTGCTGCCTTCATCATTAACAGATTGCATCCACGCGGAAAATCCGCTGAACACGAATCGCGAGCAGCTGATGGCTCAATAGTACGCACTGTAGATCCTGAGGATGCAGAAACAAGTGTGCATCTTGTTGGTATGATTTTGCGTGAAATCGGCTGGACTTCACCAAATTAACCCTGCGTAAATGGGTATCAGGTGAATCACCTCCAGATTTTTGGGCCCTTCGTAGTCGTTCTTCCAATGTCCGCAAAGCGCGAGATTGCCGACGGCATCGGGGAATCATGCAAATGACTGATTAGGGCCTAATTCTACCGTTCATGACTCACATCCTGGTCACATCCAACTTTATTGATCGACATCGATCAGTTCTTAACGGCAGCCGGCCAACTGATTGACTGTTTCCAATGATTCATGCCGCCATACCCCGGCATTAAAAATGCCCAATCACACTCAATAATGTTGCGATTCGAACAAACTGCAATTAGCGCTTCTCTGTAAATCCATCATTTGTTTACGGCATTAAAACCCGGTAGTTCTGGAAGGCGTCGACAGAGAAATTGGATGAGTGCCATCGCTCGCTGCGGAAGATAGCGCCTGGATGGGTAAACCAAGTATAGAGGCTGTGAATCCAGCGTCCACTCTGGCAATAAATGAACGAGCGAGCCATCGTCAATCAAATCTTGCACCAACCAGGCGGGAGCCGTGCCCAAGCCCACCCCTGCCAGAAAACATTGCTTAAGCGCCAACGAACTATTGATCCGATAGCGGCCCACTGGCGTAACAACAACGATCTTATCGCCGCTGACAAACTCAAGCTGACTTAGCGATGCAATGCCGCCAAATCGGATATACGAATGCCTACTAAGCGCTTCGGGGTCGTCAAGAGGAGGGGCGGTTTCAAGATATGAGCTATGGGCTACTAAGAGACGGGGAGATGAAGCAAGTTTTCTAGCGATGACATTGGGAGGGAGATCCGCGCTTAACCGGATCGCCAAGTCAACGCCTTCCTCAACCAAATCCACGATTCGATCACTCAGAACGAGCTCTAGCTCAATTTCTGGGTAGTCAGTTAGAAATTCTATCGCAAGGCTATTGAGCCGTAATTCACCAAGCCCGACAGGAGCCGCGACGACGAGTTTGCCAACCGCCTGCGTTGTCTGACCGCGAACCTCGGCAACTGTGTCGGTATATTCTTCGAGCAAACCCTTGGTTCGATCATAGAGTCGACGGCCTTCGTCCGTGAGGACGAGGGCCGTCGTACTCCGCTTGATTAAGCGGACCCCTAACTCATGCTCTAACTTGGAAATTATTTTACTCATGGTGGGCTGGGTAACATCAGCTTCATGCGCTGCGGCTGTAAATGAACCTAGCTCAACGACACGAATAAAATTTTGCAGTGCCTGCAATGTGTCCACGTCATTCCTTTTGGGCATGATGCATATGCCATTCATACACATTACTTAGAAAAAAGGAATGACTTAATGTCCTGGTTCCCAAATCCAGGAAAACCAGACAATGAACTCATGCTTGACGCAACCCCTTACTGACACCCATATCGTCATAGTCGGCGGTAGTGCAGGTATCGGCTTAGCGACCGCTGCTACCGCCAAAGCGAGGGGCGCCTCTGCGACGCTCATCGGTCGCAATGCCGAGCGACTGGAACTGGCATCGAAGGACATCGGAGGCGCAAGAACAGGCGTTGCCGATATCAGCGACCGCACTCAGATTGAGACGGTTTTCGCAAACATGTCGCCGATAGACCATCTGGTCATCACTGCCGGTAGCCTTCAGGCAGGGCTTGTCGCTGAGTCAGATCCGGATCGTCTGTTACGGGCAGTCGACGAGCGTATCGCGGGAGCGCTTTACGTTATCAAGGCAGCCTTGCCGCTGATGTCGTTTCAAGGATCAATCGTGTTAACGGGTGGACAATATTCGGATCGCCCCACAGGTCAAGGAACAGCACTCACCGCGATGGCAGTACGCGGCATCGAAGCACTAGCGCAGTCGCTTGCACTCGAACTGAGTCCTATCAGGGTCAATGTTATTGCCCCTGGTCTGATTGACACCGCCTTATTCGATAGTCTTGGAGCTGACATCCGAGCCGGGATTTTTCGAGCGGCAACGAAGTCTTTACCTGTCGGTCGCGTCGGAACTCCGGAAGAGGTCGCTGACGCGATCATATTTCTGCTTACCAATGGCTACATGAATGGCGAGGTCTTACATATCGACGGTGGCGGTCGGCTTGTCTGATGCAATACGTTCTAGAGCCTCGATATTTCCAATACATTGGTGATGTGAATCGCCACGGGCTCTTAGGCGCTTTCAAGCCATGGTTAATGGCTTCACTACGGACACCGACCATCAACGCAGGACACAACTGGTTGCACAGCATCGACCGCAGACCCCGCAAATCACGCGGTGTCGTCATTCAGATTAATCTCCCAACACTTGCCGATTCCGGGCGCGAGGCTTCGGAATCGGCGAGGCCCGAACGACCGCGTTAGGCTGCTTGGCTGGGCGCGAAGCGCCGGGTGAGATATTCGATGATGGCGTCCGATTCGTACATCCAGCGCACCTCGCCATCCGTCTCCTCGATGCGCAGGCAGGGCACCTTGATCTCGCCACCGCCACGATGCAGCGCTTCGCGGTTTTCGGGGTCGTGCTGGGTGTCGCGCAATTCGATGTTCAACGACATCCG comes from the Acidihalobacter yilgarnensis genome and includes:
- a CDS encoding RNA-directed DNA polymerase, which produces MNRNDAVELAVESILRDGCSDITSESLELGLIEQFRADFESDVKAKLKRGNVFEMEFRPLQYILTPKNRYIFDYRKAAIISPSCLAKFLAIVFQYAEVVENARIPSSENIVYSCRFSPNPDGIFDKNIGYSNWRENTRERAESEDCEFVVSCDIAAFYDRVNIHRIESTLLSIGVDPALVRYTNDLLLFWSRKDSYGIPVGNVASRILAEAALIDIDQYLLAEEIKFTRYVDDYRIFAPSLLVAQEWMNKLTTRLFRDGLMLNTGKTQISKAKKKGQEDESEQHDEEQAAETVLKVITKLTGGYNRIARKFVMPSEDKHESFKGIDLDKELTLLSKQTIVDFSGIQKVVIAALVQKRFDLLMQIATVCSRYLYGLDYFIDMLLKNSKFIPEAERNRLADMYATLIDTGELYSFEWHCASVARLLSSSVYFRKNALIQLYKTPAKDVSTYASMIALEGLKGRLTRSEFLTIREYFDRSDEWERRRLLALSDALPDEERKAWGKAVKSTLTNDVLGTKLCEQVIRGGAI
- a CDS encoding LysR family transcriptional regulator — its product is MDTLQALQNFIRVVELGSFTAAAHEADVTQPTMSKIISKLEHELGVRLIKRSTTALVLTDEGRRLYDRTKGLLEEYTDTVAEVRGQTTQAVGKLVVAAPVGLGELRLNSLAIEFLTDYPEIELELVLSDRIVDLVEEGVDLAIRLSADLPPNVIARKLASSPRLLVAHSSYLETAPPLDDPEALSRHSYIRFGGIASLSQLEFVSGDKIVVVTPVGRYRINSSLALKQCFLAGVGLGTAPAWLVQDLIDDGSLVHLLPEWTLDSQPLYLVYPSRRYLPQRAMALIQFLCRRLPELPGFNAVNK
- a CDS encoding SDR family oxidoreductase, giving the protein MTQPLTDTHIVIVGGSAGIGLATAATAKARGASATLIGRNAERLELASKDIGGARTGVADISDRTQIETVFANMSPIDHLVITAGSLQAGLVAESDPDRLLRAVDERIAGALYVIKAALPLMSFQGSIVLTGGQYSDRPTGQGTALTAMAVRGIEALAQSLALELSPIRVNVIAPGLIDTALFDSLGADIRAGIFRAATKSLPVGRVGTPEEVADAIIFLLTNGYMNGEVLHIDGGGRLV